A single window of Nicotiana tomentosiformis chromosome 1, ASM39032v3, whole genome shotgun sequence DNA harbors:
- the LOC104111540 gene encoding acyl-coenzyme A thioesterase 2, chloroplastic isoform X3, with the protein MTCFLEFPKLQISAASYQNQNHLLVKTGFITLNPVCFSRIYCLPMEFNSSSPNTIRVVSTFASPFEGSPDQNDSSNSSSSRKPLSLWPGMYHSPVTNALWETRSKVFERLLDPPLDAPPQSELLKKTPAESRTSILYNFSTDYILREQYRDPWNEVRIGKLLEDLDALAGTISVKTGKAAPVNRLCPEAEAEKLLYEAAEARNNIRKRKRGEDKREIENGGVNRLEELLAEGRIFCDMPALADRDTILLRDTRLENSLICQPQQRNIHGRIFGGFLMLRAFELAFSTAYAFAGLMPSFLEVDHVNFLRPVDVGDFLRFKSCVLYTEHENTDQPLINVEVVAHVTRPEQRSSEVSNRFYFTFTVRTEAKATNSQFRIRKVVPATEEEARRVLERMDADHLQSIKYTCK; encoded by the exons ATGACTTGCTTTTTGGAATTCCCAAAGTTACAAATTTCAGCTGCTTCTTACCAAAATCAAAATCACCTTCTAGTCAAAACTGGCTTCATCACACTGAATCCTGTTTGTTTTTCAAGAATTTACTGCCTTCCAATGGAATTTAACTCTTCTTCTCCAAATACCATTCGTGTTGTTTCCACTTTTGCTTCACCATTTGAGGGTTCTCCTGACCAAAATGATTCCTCCAATTCTTCTTCAAGCAGAAAACCCCTTAGTTTATGGCCAGGAATGTATCATTCTCCAGTGACTAATGCTCTTTGGGAAACAAGGTCTAAGGTTTTTGAAAGACTTCTTGATCCACCACTTGATGCTCCTCCACAAAGTGAATTGCTTAAGAAAACCCCAGCAGAGAGCAGGACTTCAATTCTTTATAATTTTTCGACCGATTATATACTGAGGGAACAGTACAGAGATCCGTGGAATGAGGTCAGAATTGGGAAGTTGCTTGAAGATCTCGATGCTCTTGCTGGCACTATCTCTGTCAAG ACAGGGAAAGCTGCTCCAGTGAATCGATTGTGTCCCGAGGCAGAAGCAGAAAAGCTGCTCTATGAAGCAGCAGAAGCTAGAAATAACATTAGGAAAAGAAAGAGAGGGGAGGACAAAAGGGAGATTGAAAATGGGGGAGTTAACAGACTTGAAGAACTATTAGCTGAAGGTAGAATATTCTGTGACATGCCAGCACTGGCAGATAGGGACACCATTCTTCTCAGAGATACCCGCCTTGAAAATTCTTTGATTTGTCAGCCCCAGCAAAGAAATATTCATGGTCGTATCTTTGGGGGTTTCCTGATGCTCAGAGCATTTGAACTAGCATTTTCAACAGCTTATGCTTTTGCTGGCCTGATGCCGTCCTTCCTAGAGGTTGATCATGTTAATTTCCTTAGACCT GTGGATGTTGGAGACTTTTTACGTTTCAAATCATGTGTACTTTACACTGAACACGAGAATACTGATCAGCCTCTGATCAATGTAGAAGTTGTTGCTCATGTTACTAGGCCAGAGCAGAGGTCTAGTGAG GTATCCAATAGGTTCTACTTCACATTTACTGTCCGTACAGAGGCTAAGGCCacaaattctcaattcagaatcCGGAAGGTTGTTCCAGCTACAGAAGAGGAAGCTCGTAGGGTCCTGGAACGCATGGATGCTGATCATCTGCAGTCAATTAAGTATACCTGCAAATGA
- the LOC104111540 gene encoding acyl-coenzyme A thioesterase 2, chloroplastic isoform X1, which translates to MTCFLEFPKLQISAASYQNQNHLLVKTGFITLNPVCFSRIYCLPMEFNSSSPNTIRVVSTFASPFEGSPDQNDSSNSSSSRKPLSLWPGMYHSPVTNALWETRSKVFERLLDPPLDAPPQSELLKKTPAESRTSILYNFSTDYILREQYRDPWNEVRIGKLLEDLDALAGTISVKHCSDVDSMTRPLYLVTASVDKMVLKKPISVDTDLKMVGAVIWVGFSSIEIQLDVIQPSSGSSDPSESVALTANFIFVARDYKTGKAAPVNRLCPEAEAEKLLYEAAEARNNIRKRKRGEDKREIENGGVNRLEELLAEGRIFCDMPALADRDTILLRDTRLENSLICQPQQRNIHGRIFGGFLMLRAFELAFSTAYAFAGLMPSFLEVDHVNFLRPVDVGDFLRFKSCVLYTEHENTDQPLINVEVVAHVTRPEQRSSEVSNRFYFTFTVRTEAKATNSQFRIRKVVPATEEEARRVLERMDADHLQSIKYTCK; encoded by the exons ATGACTTGCTTTTTGGAATTCCCAAAGTTACAAATTTCAGCTGCTTCTTACCAAAATCAAAATCACCTTCTAGTCAAAACTGGCTTCATCACACTGAATCCTGTTTGTTTTTCAAGAATTTACTGCCTTCCAATGGAATTTAACTCTTCTTCTCCAAATACCATTCGTGTTGTTTCCACTTTTGCTTCACCATTTGAGGGTTCTCCTGACCAAAATGATTCCTCCAATTCTTCTTCAAGCAGAAAACCCCTTAGTTTATGGCCAGGAATGTATCATTCTCCAGTGACTAATGCTCTTTGGGAAACAAGGTCTAAGGTTTTTGAAAGACTTCTTGATCCACCACTTGATGCTCCTCCACAAAGTGAATTGCTTAAGAAAACCCCAGCAGAGAGCAGGACTTCAATTCTTTATAATTTTTCGACCGATTATATACTGAGGGAACAGTACAGAGATCCGTGGAATGAGGTCAGAATTGGGAAGTTGCTTGAAGATCTCGATGCTCTTGCTGGCACTATCTCTGTCAAG CATTGCTCGGATGTTGATAGCATGACTAGACCACTCTATTTGGTGACTGCCTCCGTTGATAAAATGGTGCTGAAGAAGCCAATCAGTGTTGACACTGATCTGAAAATGGTTGGTGCAGTTATTTGGGTTGGCTTTTCTTCAATTGAAATTCAACTTGATGTTATACAGCCATCAAGTG GGAGTAGTGATCCCTCAGAATCAGTCGCTCTGACAGCAAACTTCATTTTTGTTGCTCGTGACTATAAGACAGGGAAAGCTGCTCCAGTGAATCGATTGTGTCCCGAGGCAGAAGCAGAAAAGCTGCTCTATGAAGCAGCAGAAGCTAGAAATAACATTAGGAAAAGAAAGAGAGGGGAGGACAAAAGGGAGATTGAAAATGGGGGAGTTAACAGACTTGAAGAACTATTAGCTGAAGGTAGAATATTCTGTGACATGCCAGCACTGGCAGATAGGGACACCATTCTTCTCAGAGATACCCGCCTTGAAAATTCTTTGATTTGTCAGCCCCAGCAAAGAAATATTCATGGTCGTATCTTTGGGGGTTTCCTGATGCTCAGAGCATTTGAACTAGCATTTTCAACAGCTTATGCTTTTGCTGGCCTGATGCCGTCCTTCCTAGAGGTTGATCATGTTAATTTCCTTAGACCT GTGGATGTTGGAGACTTTTTACGTTTCAAATCATGTGTACTTTACACTGAACACGAGAATACTGATCAGCCTCTGATCAATGTAGAAGTTGTTGCTCATGTTACTAGGCCAGAGCAGAGGTCTAGTGAG GTATCCAATAGGTTCTACTTCACATTTACTGTCCGTACAGAGGCTAAGGCCacaaattctcaattcagaatcCGGAAGGTTGTTCCAGCTACAGAAGAGGAAGCTCGTAGGGTCCTGGAACGCATGGATGCTGATCATCTGCAGTCAATTAAGTATACCTGCAAATGA
- the LOC104111540 gene encoding acyl-coenzyme A thioesterase 2, chloroplastic isoform X2 → MTCFLEFPKLQISAASYQNQNHLLVKTGFITLNPVCFSRIYCLPMEFNSSSPNTIRVVSTFASPFEGSPDQNDSSNSSSSRKPLSLWPGMYHSPVTNALWETRSKVFERLLDPPLDAPPQSELLKKTPAESRTSILYNFSTDYILREQYRDPWNEVRIGKLLEDLDALAGTISVKHCSDVDSMTRPLYLVTASVDKMVLKKPISVDTDLKMTGKAAPVNRLCPEAEAEKLLYEAAEARNNIRKRKRGEDKREIENGGVNRLEELLAEGRIFCDMPALADRDTILLRDTRLENSLICQPQQRNIHGRIFGGFLMLRAFELAFSTAYAFAGLMPSFLEVDHVNFLRPVDVGDFLRFKSCVLYTEHENTDQPLINVEVVAHVTRPEQRSSEVSNRFYFTFTVRTEAKATNSQFRIRKVVPATEEEARRVLERMDADHLQSIKYTCK, encoded by the exons ATGACTTGCTTTTTGGAATTCCCAAAGTTACAAATTTCAGCTGCTTCTTACCAAAATCAAAATCACCTTCTAGTCAAAACTGGCTTCATCACACTGAATCCTGTTTGTTTTTCAAGAATTTACTGCCTTCCAATGGAATTTAACTCTTCTTCTCCAAATACCATTCGTGTTGTTTCCACTTTTGCTTCACCATTTGAGGGTTCTCCTGACCAAAATGATTCCTCCAATTCTTCTTCAAGCAGAAAACCCCTTAGTTTATGGCCAGGAATGTATCATTCTCCAGTGACTAATGCTCTTTGGGAAACAAGGTCTAAGGTTTTTGAAAGACTTCTTGATCCACCACTTGATGCTCCTCCACAAAGTGAATTGCTTAAGAAAACCCCAGCAGAGAGCAGGACTTCAATTCTTTATAATTTTTCGACCGATTATATACTGAGGGAACAGTACAGAGATCCGTGGAATGAGGTCAGAATTGGGAAGTTGCTTGAAGATCTCGATGCTCTTGCTGGCACTATCTCTGTCAAG CATTGCTCGGATGTTGATAGCATGACTAGACCACTCTATTTGGTGACTGCCTCCGTTGATAAAATGGTGCTGAAGAAGCCAATCAGTGTTGACACTGATCTGAAAATG ACAGGGAAAGCTGCTCCAGTGAATCGATTGTGTCCCGAGGCAGAAGCAGAAAAGCTGCTCTATGAAGCAGCAGAAGCTAGAAATAACATTAGGAAAAGAAAGAGAGGGGAGGACAAAAGGGAGATTGAAAATGGGGGAGTTAACAGACTTGAAGAACTATTAGCTGAAGGTAGAATATTCTGTGACATGCCAGCACTGGCAGATAGGGACACCATTCTTCTCAGAGATACCCGCCTTGAAAATTCTTTGATTTGTCAGCCCCAGCAAAGAAATATTCATGGTCGTATCTTTGGGGGTTTCCTGATGCTCAGAGCATTTGAACTAGCATTTTCAACAGCTTATGCTTTTGCTGGCCTGATGCCGTCCTTCCTAGAGGTTGATCATGTTAATTTCCTTAGACCT GTGGATGTTGGAGACTTTTTACGTTTCAAATCATGTGTACTTTACACTGAACACGAGAATACTGATCAGCCTCTGATCAATGTAGAAGTTGTTGCTCATGTTACTAGGCCAGAGCAGAGGTCTAGTGAG GTATCCAATAGGTTCTACTTCACATTTACTGTCCGTACAGAGGCTAAGGCCacaaattctcaattcagaatcCGGAAGGTTGTTCCAGCTACAGAAGAGGAAGCTCGTAGGGTCCTGGAACGCATGGATGCTGATCATCTGCAGTCAATTAAGTATACCTGCAAATGA